A genomic region of Chitinimonas arctica contains the following coding sequences:
- a CDS encoding head GIN domain-containing protein encodes MKSSLLLALCLPLAACNVHVGTDEKSGEVREINISVTGENELAGNGKHASQTRTVGAVKEVEATGRVDVQIRIGATPSLTVEGDENLLAEVVTEQAGDKLIIRNKRSFSSKGPLKVILVTPAVAVLRSTGSGDISVEGLAGGDLKLESTGSGDIKLAGQLGLLTARLVGSGDLQSETLKPANITLDLLGAGEVTMGSVDVDRFEANLKGSGTITASGTAKTLVGSVLGSGDLQLEQLHAHTAELQLMGSGDIIAYASTSVTAAAMGSGEIIIHGKPAKQQLSGDNASLAS; translated from the coding sequence ATGAAATCCAGCCTGCTCCTGGCACTGTGCCTACCCTTGGCAGCCTGCAATGTCCACGTCGGTACCGACGAGAAGAGCGGCGAAGTCCGCGAAATCAATATCTCGGTCACCGGCGAAAATGAATTGGCGGGGAATGGCAAACATGCCAGCCAGACGCGTACGGTAGGCGCCGTCAAGGAAGTGGAAGCAACCGGCAGGGTCGATGTGCAGATTCGGATCGGCGCTACGCCCAGCCTGACGGTGGAAGGTGACGAAAACCTGTTGGCCGAGGTGGTGACCGAGCAAGCGGGCGACAAACTGATCATTCGCAACAAGCGCTCCTTTTCCAGCAAGGGACCGCTCAAGGTCATCCTGGTCACGCCAGCGGTTGCCGTCCTGCGGAGCACCGGTTCGGGGGATATCTCGGTCGAAGGCCTGGCCGGTGGCGATTTGAAGCTGGAATCGACCGGCTCCGGCGATATCAAGCTGGCGGGCCAATTGGGACTGCTGACGGCCCGCCTGGTCGGCTCCGGCGATTTGCAGAGCGAAACCTTGAAGCCCGCCAACATCACGCTGGATCTCCTCGGTGCGGGCGAAGTGACGATGGGCTCGGTCGATGTGGATCGTTTTGAAGCCAATCTCAAAGGCTCCGGCACCATCACGGCGTCCGGCACCGCGAAAACACTGGTGGGCAGCGTATTGGGTTCCGGCGATCTGCAATTGGAGCAACTGCATGCCCATACCGCCGAACTACAGCTGATGGGTTCGGGCGACATCATCGCCTATGCCAGCACCTCGGTCACCGCCGCCGCCATGGGTTCGGGCGAGATTATCATCCATGGCAAACCGGCCAAGCAGCAGTTGAGCGGTGATAACGCCAGCCTGGCCTCCTGA
- a CDS encoding RHS repeat-associated core domain-containing protein gives MRKAGVAHRLAVLGNTRGTDWLASLGALLLGVSALAAVPTITVQRTPAPLIAGQPYSVSWSTSNATSVTFECTAAGTGFAGTGTVGTSGSAPGTASAAWVGYPSRCIWTAKGPDGSAAAADYFTTVAAAPPPTINLQRVPSPMVAGQPYNLTWSTTNATAVSLSCTASGTGYTVSNLALATSGNIPGTASAAWVGYPSSCTWTATGPGGSSSKGETLTTVKPPAPTITVQRNPTTMTAGQAYTSTWSTTNATAVSLSCTASGTGYTVSNLALATSGNIPSTASAAWVGYPSSCTWTATGPGGSTSSVEILNTVAGANPARPTATLSASPSNVRIAAGQTAAITLTGSGSDVGGQVAKLELLLDSGSGYSATPIKTVLGTTPTASLSYVHNLPAGFYRFKLRATDNQGASTDSTPFPVNITTSPLLGSLSGIRSSADGKAQLVGWTCQAGTAQAMSYQVFLNAPTQALGGTPIGTANLANLSDELDNAAVQAACGTPGVGHSLRFDLSPYTSSYAGSPIFVQATAASGSLVLPCEDRNCTMPGSLRIALTTPADLAVYKGVSDIFMRIKLSNGTGSCDDVSFLFDGAWLGKAQGVTADSEAGTCYVTKRGAAPRAAPYLITARIQQGNTTLYAAHRYVQVIPSTTISLSSPEAGKTLTAPASITLNATATIGSGSITRVEFYNGATKLGEDSSAPYSYSWTAVPTGNYANLTAKLVDSLGGVTTSAPVAVTVTASQGGGGDTPVKISFASSYVDGLITGGVDAGSLPGELSVGGGAASYSLPIAVPPGTAGLAPSLSLNYNSNGSSGLAGLGWSLSGRSSVQRCSRSIAQDGEHDTVRFDTRDRLCLDGQRLVLVNLAMNDANYWAENAQYRTEIDSFSRISRFSANGKLGFKVETKSGHTRYFGVNGLDGQANSYVQAQGKTEAISWALDRVEDRSGNRMTLGYRNDPSVGENLPAWYRYGGHATTNADVIVRLDYENRPDNTDNTTGWGAGGKAYLLKRLKTITTAVNTAANGDGGDIASVYTLDYVQSPRSARSLLRSVQRCDGDRNRNSAVRCLPATTFQWGEPAAGTTKRFVSLGNWDGPILEDWVASMPPPLPSSSTPPEEGNDPLDMIVMGDFNGDGYTDMLDKRRVGGRMHRLFLGNGRGFDSQNVFTGQPAAFTVLETGDFDGDGQLDLLGAEGMVDGYGVVRSQFFSKRQLCYARFREGQGFTCSAWAEADAIAGGNRSGLPTVYDFNGDGRTDILLPGSIYSSEDGTSSNEQLCLSSGNAFSCRLLASGQFDLGQAGPLLARSYSGDSADINGDGRADPLRLTRASFDAERRNWIDTHTGVWANIRSEKGAANHKVADFIELSVLKGNPTGIFSARMAVTAHGQSTLVADFNHDGYTDLLFGLEGGDKDWLTGGRLCYATGEAAARLDCRALADTGYRLSGAGSDQVDFRIKAVGDIDGDGEADILAGDPYGGVQRVCRITGSGGYQCESWTLPQLPYPTAPPGRPAPAGNRWQETARLLTGDFNGDGRMDLVNYTLGGKWEVLSAESTAQPGEALDKLLAVTDGTLRRSQVEYGSLRDSNLYLTSAAALDPAAADTVRYPLRRIAPGPTKVVSKLRIDNGVADPIVTSYRYAAGAVELTGRANPGFRVVETTAQASGIRSLITTRQDPAQWQSRGMLERKRTLAASGAVLSETTADAQVRAIQQANGSATWFVYSGSEIGDKYDLDRSPLGHTVTATSYDDWGNLKQSDSLISGNGKTFRNLTINTYQAANAGDAPWLQGLVSRTVNAKTDGYGQTISRTVAYGYDAKGLPASETIEPDDATLKLKLVTRFDRSGNPFGLVNKKTQTWRDPVSNNDRSRTLEEVQYDPKGRFPQTVKNAIGHSETRTYDPRTGAQTSVTGPNGFKTTWTVDGFGRKLVELRADGTETRSYLKQCNGSCPVAGATQVAITDSYKGADRIAVPTLVYSDNAGHALRSQSWGFAGQVINTDHSYDRRGRLEISYQPAFAGSTPLKASRNGYDDLDRVILVATLNEGNVEQTSTTTYQGLQTVLTNPKPQSKTDIRNVLGQLEVSKDAKGGITEYGHDAFGNLTQVIDPGKNIVRITYDLLGRKTDLNDLDLGTIHYDVDPLGRVWKQTDAKQQVTRSTYDDLDRLTSRSEPSLESRWVYDTAARGIGQLAEAYTLRSGAKDYQRTHSYDSLGRPDTTTLTLDTVYSSKAEYDAWGRSLRQTHQRGTDASKAKRFEQRYNQYGYLSRIERQGVALWQATEQDAANRVRKATLGNGLQIQQTYNIYTGRLSDGELTSPQTGLQWRENYLYDKLGNIEQRSQFWADSSLTETFAYDDLNRLSKATATNQPTQEFTYDAIGNMLSKTGAGTYTYPPQGQAVRAANSGGPHAVSSISSLGAFRYDANGNLIEGAGRKLSWTSFDMPHCITTGSLNADGRCGSGTSSEFAYGTEHQRAKQIKSDGTTIYYAGAIEAETTGSTVKAIKTYWPNGLGVEIDKGSSTDQHWTHEDRLGSVVAISDQTGALKERLSYDAWGKRRNLNGSASNVDGAIDNKGFTGHEMLDGLDLVHMNGRVYDPLVARFMSADPIIQDPEHSQSYNRYSYVWNNPTNLTDPTGFEAAKTVEVTGSRIPRMEGETGSVMIPVAIRQKGENEAGNGSVPRKASANSNAANSSASFANTLMQGAKDAYGWTTQKGEESAQYWANEYNECKSIVCKAATGVPGVLASAWTPKTAGETAMTLGGAGVGAIAERGLVFAAGRMMAGAGASGVGANALANLPAELQWGRNATGHLIKHAEELGVTGKTPQELQKMVPALKSAANALYKNADFAAARIGQWHQFSDAIMIPSRGRMIVTESNGTFITTIGKTTNKWFNAAKAAAE, from the coding sequence ATGCGTAAAGCTGGCGTGGCACATCGTTTGGCGGTACTGGGCAACACACGTGGTACGGATTGGCTGGCGAGCTTAGGTGCCTTGCTGCTCGGCGTCTCCGCCCTGGCGGCCGTGCCCACGATCACGGTGCAGCGCACGCCAGCGCCCTTGATTGCCGGTCAGCCCTATAGCGTCAGTTGGAGCACCAGCAACGCCACGTCGGTCACATTCGAGTGTACCGCCGCCGGTACCGGCTTTGCGGGTACGGGTACGGTCGGTACCAGCGGCAGTGCGCCTGGCACGGCCAGCGCCGCCTGGGTCGGCTATCCCTCACGCTGTATCTGGACCGCCAAAGGCCCGGACGGCAGCGCTGCCGCAGCGGACTATTTCACCACGGTCGCTGCTGCGCCCCCGCCTACGATCAATCTGCAACGCGTGCCATCGCCCATGGTGGCCGGCCAGCCGTATAACCTGACCTGGTCCACCACCAACGCCACCGCCGTATCCCTGAGCTGTACCGCCAGCGGTACCGGCTACACGGTCAGCAATCTGGCTCTGGCCACCAGCGGCAATATCCCCGGCACGGCCAGTGCCGCCTGGGTCGGCTATCCGTCAAGCTGCACCTGGACCGCTACCGGTCCCGGCGGTTCCAGCAGCAAGGGGGAAACGCTGACCACGGTCAAGCCGCCGGCACCGACCATCACGGTACAGCGCAATCCCACCACCATGACGGCGGGGCAGGCGTATACCTCCACTTGGTCTACCACCAACGCCACCGCCGTGTCGTTAAGCTGTACCGCCAGCGGTACCGGCTACACGGTCAGCAATCTGGCTCTGGCCACCAGCGGCAATATCCCCAGCACGGCCAGTGCCGCCTGGGTCGGCTATCCGTCAAGCTGCACCTGGACCGCTACCGGTCCCGGCGGTTCGACCAGCAGTGTCGAAATCCTCAACACGGTTGCCGGCGCCAATCCGGCCCGGCCTACCGCCACGCTCAGTGCCAGTCCCAGCAATGTACGGATTGCCGCCGGCCAAACCGCCGCCATCACCTTGACCGGCAGCGGCAGCGACGTCGGTGGCCAAGTGGCCAAGCTGGAACTGCTGCTCGACAGCGGCAGCGGCTATAGCGCCACCCCCATCAAGACCGTGCTGGGTACAACGCCCACCGCCAGCTTGAGCTATGTCCACAATCTGCCGGCCGGTTTCTACCGCTTCAAGCTGCGTGCCACCGACAACCAGGGTGCCAGCACCGACTCCACGCCGTTCCCGGTCAATATCACCACCAGCCCGCTGTTGGGCAGCCTGAGCGGCATTCGCAGCAGTGCCGACGGCAAGGCGCAACTGGTGGGCTGGACCTGCCAGGCCGGTACGGCGCAAGCCATGAGCTACCAGGTCTTCCTGAACGCCCCCACTCAAGCCTTGGGCGGCACGCCGATCGGCACCGCCAACCTGGCCAACCTCAGCGACGAGCTGGACAACGCCGCCGTGCAAGCCGCCTGCGGCACCCCCGGTGTCGGCCACAGCCTGCGCTTTGATCTGAGTCCCTATACCAGCAGCTACGCCGGCAGCCCGATCTTCGTGCAGGCCACTGCCGCCAGCGGCAGCCTGGTACTGCCCTGCGAGGACCGCAACTGCACCATGCCGGGCAGCCTGCGCATTGCCCTGACCACGCCGGCCGATTTGGCGGTGTACAAGGGTGTGTCCGATATCTTTATGCGGATCAAGCTGAGCAATGGCACGGGTAGTTGCGACGATGTGTCCTTCCTGTTCGACGGTGCATGGCTGGGTAAGGCGCAAGGGGTCACGGCCGATAGTGAAGCGGGTACCTGCTATGTGACCAAGCGCGGGGCCGCCCCGCGCGCTGCACCGTATCTGATTACGGCGCGTATCCAGCAGGGCAATACCACGCTGTATGCGGCCCACCGCTACGTGCAGGTCATCCCCAGTACGACCATCAGTCTGAGTAGCCCGGAAGCCGGCAAGACCCTGACGGCACCGGCCAGTATTACCTTGAATGCCACGGCCACCATTGGCAGCGGCAGCATTACCCGTGTCGAGTTTTACAATGGTGCGACCAAGCTGGGTGAGGACAGCAGTGCGCCGTACAGCTACAGCTGGACGGCGGTGCCCACAGGTAACTATGCCAATCTGACCGCCAAGCTGGTGGATAGTCTGGGTGGTGTGACCACCAGTGCGCCGGTTGCGGTGACCGTGACGGCCAGTCAGGGAGGCGGCGGTGATACCCCCGTCAAGATTAGCTTCGCCTCCAGCTATGTAGATGGCCTGATCACTGGCGGGGTGGATGCCGGCAGTCTGCCAGGCGAGCTCAGTGTTGGCGGTGGCGCGGCCAGCTATAGCCTGCCGATTGCCGTCCCGCCGGGTACCGCTGGTTTGGCTCCAAGCCTCAGTCTCAACTACAACAGCAACGGCAGCAGCGGCCTCGCCGGGCTGGGTTGGAGCCTGAGCGGCCGGTCCAGCGTGCAACGCTGCAGTCGCAGCATTGCCCAGGATGGCGAGCACGACACCGTCCGTTTCGACACGCGCGACCGCCTGTGTCTGGATGGCCAACGGCTGGTTCTGGTCAACTTGGCGATGAACGATGCCAACTACTGGGCGGAGAACGCCCAATACCGCACCGAAATCGACAGCTTCAGCCGCATCAGCCGCTTCAGTGCCAATGGCAAGCTGGGTTTCAAGGTCGAGACCAAGTCTGGCCACACCCGCTATTTCGGCGTCAATGGCCTGGATGGCCAGGCCAATAGCTATGTACAGGCCCAAGGTAAGACGGAGGCCATCAGCTGGGCCTTGGACCGAGTGGAAGACCGCTCCGGCAACCGCATGACCCTCGGCTACCGGAACGACCCCAGCGTCGGTGAAAACCTGCCCGCCTGGTATCGCTACGGCGGCCATGCCACCACCAACGCCGACGTGATCGTGCGGCTCGACTACGAAAACCGTCCGGACAACACCGACAACACCACCGGCTGGGGCGCCGGCGGCAAGGCGTATCTGCTGAAGCGGCTCAAGACCATCACCACGGCGGTCAATACGGCGGCCAATGGCGATGGCGGCGACATCGCCAGTGTCTATACCCTCGATTACGTACAAAGCCCGCGCAGTGCGCGCAGTCTGTTGCGCAGCGTGCAGCGCTGCGACGGCGACCGTAACCGCAACAGCGCCGTCCGCTGTCTGCCGGCCACCACCTTCCAATGGGGCGAACCGGCGGCCGGTACAACCAAGCGCTTTGTCAGCCTGGGCAACTGGGACGGTCCCATTCTGGAAGACTGGGTGGCGAGCATGCCGCCCCCGCTGCCTTCGAGCAGCACACCGCCCGAGGAAGGCAATGATCCGCTCGATATGATCGTGATGGGCGACTTCAACGGCGATGGCTACACCGATATGCTGGACAAGCGCCGCGTCGGTGGCCGGATGCACAGGCTGTTCCTGGGCAATGGCCGTGGTTTCGACAGCCAGAACGTGTTCACCGGCCAGCCTGCCGCCTTTACCGTACTGGAAACCGGCGACTTCGATGGTGATGGCCAGCTGGACTTACTGGGCGCTGAGGGCATGGTCGATGGCTATGGCGTGGTCCGTAGCCAATTCTTCAGCAAACGCCAACTTTGCTACGCACGCTTTCGTGAAGGTCAAGGCTTTACCTGTAGCGCCTGGGCCGAGGCGGACGCCATAGCGGGGGGCAACCGGAGCGGTCTCCCTACCGTCTACGACTTCAACGGCGATGGCCGCACCGATATCCTGCTGCCCGGTAGCATTTACTCGTCGGAAGACGGGACGTCCAGCAATGAGCAGCTCTGTCTTTCCAGCGGCAACGCCTTCAGCTGCCGCTTGCTGGCCAGCGGCCAATTCGACCTGGGGCAGGCCGGCCCCTTGCTGGCCCGCAGCTATAGCGGCGATAGTGCCGACATCAATGGCGATGGCCGCGCCGATCCGCTGCGGCTGACCCGCGCCAGCTTCGATGCCGAGCGGCGCAATTGGATCGACACCCATACCGGGGTGTGGGCCAATATCCGCAGTGAGAAGGGCGCCGCCAACCACAAGGTGGCGGACTTTATCGAACTGAGCGTGCTGAAAGGCAATCCGACCGGTATCTTCTCGGCCCGCATGGCCGTCACCGCCCATGGGCAAAGCACGCTGGTGGCCGATTTCAACCACGACGGCTACACCGACCTGCTGTTTGGCTTGGAAGGGGGCGACAAGGATTGGCTGACCGGTGGACGCTTATGCTATGCGACCGGCGAGGCAGCCGCCAGGCTGGACTGTCGTGCGCTCGCCGATACCGGTTACCGCCTCAGCGGCGCCGGTTCCGATCAAGTCGATTTCCGGATCAAAGCCGTCGGCGATATCGATGGCGACGGCGAAGCCGATATCCTGGCCGGCGACCCCTACGGCGGTGTGCAGCGCGTCTGCCGGATTACCGGCAGCGGTGGCTACCAATGCGAAAGCTGGACGCTGCCGCAGCTGCCGTACCCCACCGCACCGCCAGGGCGTCCTGCCCCTGCGGGCAATCGTTGGCAGGAAACCGCCCGCTTGCTGACCGGCGATTTCAACGGCGATGGCCGCATGGACCTGGTCAATTACACGCTGGGCGGCAAATGGGAAGTATTGAGCGCCGAGTCAACGGCCCAGCCTGGTGAAGCACTGGATAAGTTGCTTGCCGTCACCGATGGCACGCTTCGCCGTAGCCAAGTCGAATACGGCTCGCTGCGCGACAGCAATCTCTACCTGACCAGCGCCGCCGCGCTCGACCCCGCTGCTGCCGATACGGTGCGCTATCCGCTGCGCCGCATTGCCCCCGGCCCTACCAAGGTTGTGAGCAAGCTGCGCATCGACAATGGCGTGGCCGATCCAATCGTTACCAGCTATCGCTACGCCGCCGGCGCGGTCGAGCTAACCGGCCGTGCCAATCCCGGCTTCCGCGTGGTCGAGACCACTGCCCAGGCCAGCGGCATCCGCAGCCTGATCACCACCCGCCAGGACCCGGCGCAGTGGCAAAGCCGGGGCATGCTGGAACGTAAGCGTACCCTTGCCGCCAGCGGCGCGGTCCTCAGCGAGACCACCGCCGATGCGCAAGTCCGCGCTATCCAACAAGCCAACGGCAGCGCGACCTGGTTCGTCTATAGCGGCAGCGAGATCGGCGACAAGTACGACCTGGACCGCAGCCCGCTGGGCCACACCGTCACCGCCACCAGCTACGACGACTGGGGCAACCTCAAGCAAAGCGACAGCCTGATCAGCGGCAATGGCAAGACCTTCCGCAACCTGACGATCAATACCTACCAGGCAGCCAATGCCGGCGATGCGCCTTGGCTACAAGGCCTCGTCAGCCGCACCGTCAACGCCAAGACCGACGGCTATGGCCAGACCATCAGCCGTACCGTGGCCTATGGCTACGACGCCAAGGGCTTGCCGGCCAGCGAGACCATCGAGCCCGACGATGCCACGCTCAAGCTGAAGCTGGTCACCCGCTTCGACCGCAGCGGCAATCCCTTTGGCCTGGTCAACAAAAAGACCCAGACCTGGCGCGACCCGGTCAGCAACAACGACCGCAGCCGTACCCTCGAAGAAGTGCAATACGATCCGAAAGGCCGTTTCCCGCAAACGGTCAAGAACGCCATTGGCCACAGCGAAACGCGCACATACGACCCGCGCACTGGCGCGCAAACCAGTGTCACCGGCCCGAACGGTTTCAAAACCACCTGGACCGTCGATGGCTTCGGCCGCAAGTTGGTCGAACTGCGCGCGGATGGCACCGAGACGCGTAGCTACCTGAAGCAATGCAATGGCAGTTGCCCCGTTGCCGGTGCAACGCAAGTGGCCATCACCGACAGCTACAAGGGCGCCGACCGCATTGCCGTACCGACCCTGGTCTACAGCGACAACGCCGGCCATGCCTTGCGCAGCCAGAGCTGGGGTTTCGCTGGGCAGGTCATCAACACTGACCACAGCTACGACCGCCGTGGCCGGCTGGAAATCAGCTACCAGCCAGCGTTTGCCGGCAGTACGCCACTAAAGGCCAGTCGCAACGGCTACGACGACTTGGACCGGGTGATCCTGGTCGCTACCCTCAATGAAGGCAATGTCGAGCAGACCAGTACGACCACCTATCAAGGTCTGCAAACTGTCCTGACCAACCCGAAGCCGCAAAGTAAGACCGATATCCGCAATGTGCTGGGCCAGCTGGAAGTCAGCAAGGATGCCAAGGGGGGTATCACCGAGTACGGCCATGACGCCTTCGGCAACCTGACCCAGGTGATCGACCCCGGTAAGAATATCGTCCGCATCACTTACGACCTGCTGGGCCGCAAGACCGACCTGAACGATCTGGACCTGGGCACCATCCACTACGACGTGGATCCGCTCGGCCGCGTCTGGAAACAGACCGACGCCAAACAGCAGGTCACCCGCTCGACTTACGACGATCTCGACCGGCTGACCAGCCGCAGCGAACCGAGCCTGGAAAGCCGCTGGGTCTACGACACGGCTGCCCGTGGTATCGGCCAGCTGGCGGAGGCCTACACGCTGCGCAGCGGCGCCAAGGACTACCAACGTACCCACAGCTACGACAGCCTGGGCCGTCCGGACACCACCACGCTGACCCTGGACACGGTCTACAGCAGCAAAGCCGAGTATGACGCCTGGGGCCGATCCCTGCGCCAGACCCACCAGCGCGGCACCGACGCCAGCAAGGCCAAGCGCTTCGAGCAGCGCTACAACCAGTACGGCTACCTCAGCCGGATCGAACGGCAAGGGGTAGCACTATGGCAAGCCACCGAGCAGGATGCCGCCAACCGGGTACGCAAAGCCACGCTCGGTAATGGCTTGCAGATCCAACAGACCTACAACATCTATACCGGCCGACTGAGCGATGGGGAACTGACGAGTCCGCAGACCGGCTTGCAATGGCGTGAGAACTATCTCTACGACAAGTTGGGCAATATCGAGCAGCGCAGTCAGTTTTGGGCGGACAGCAGCTTGACGGAGACGTTTGCCTACGACGATCTGAATCGCCTCAGCAAGGCGACCGCCACCAACCAGCCTACCCAGGAATTCACGTACGACGCCATCGGCAATATGCTGAGCAAGACCGGTGCAGGTACCTACACCTACCCGCCACAAGGCCAGGCCGTGCGCGCCGCCAATAGCGGTGGCCCGCACGCGGTCAGCAGCATCAGCAGCCTGGGCGCCTTCCGCTACGACGCCAATGGAAACCTGATCGAAGGTGCCGGCCGCAAGCTCAGTTGGACCAGCTTCGATATGCCGCACTGCATCACCACGGGCAGCCTGAACGCCGACGGTCGCTGCGGTAGCGGCACGTCCAGCGAATTTGCCTACGGCACCGAGCATCAGCGCGCCAAGCAGATCAAGAGCGACGGCACGACCATCTATTACGCTGGTGCCATCGAAGCGGAAACCACCGGCAGCACGGTCAAGGCTATCAAGACCTACTGGCCGAACGGCTTGGGCGTGGAAATCGACAAGGGCAGCAGTACCGACCAGCACTGGACCCATGAGGACCGGCTTGGTAGCGTGGTGGCCATCAGCGACCAGACCGGCGCGCTCAAGGAAAGGCTGAGCTACGACGCCTGGGGCAAACGCCGCAACCTGAACGGCAGTGCCAGCAACGTGGACGGCGCGATCGACAACAAGGGCTTTACCGGCCACGAGATGCTGGACGGTTTGGATCTGGTGCATATGAACGGCCGCGTCTACGATCCGCTGGTGGCGCGCTTTATGAGCGCCGACCCCATCATCCAGGATCCGGAGCATAGCCAGAGCTATAACCGCTACAGCTACGTGTGGAATAATCCGACCAATCTGACCGATCCAACGGGGTTCGAAGCAGCGAAAACGGTGGAAGTGACCGGCTCTCGTATTCCGAGGATGGAAGGTGAAACCGGTAGTGTGATGATACCGGTTGCCATCAGACAAAAGGGAGAGAACGAAGCCGGCAATGGTTCTGTTCCGAGGAAGGCTTCGGCAAACAGCAATGCCGCAAACAGTAGTGCGTCATTTGCAAATACCTTGATGCAAGGAGCTAAAGACGCATATGGTTGGACGACGCAAAAGGGTGAAGAGAGCGCCCAGTACTGGGCGAATGAATATAACGAATGCAAGAGCATAGTTTGTAAAGCTGCTACAGGCGTGCCTGGCGTGCTGGCTTCTGCTTGGACTCCTAAAACAGCTGGTGAAACTGCTATGACGCTTGGTGGCGCGGGAGTTGGAGCTATTGCAGAAAGAGGCTTGGTTTTTGCTGCCGGACGTATGATGGCTGGAGCAGGTGCCTCGGGGGTTGGGGCAAATGCGCTTGCCAATTTACCAGCAGAGTTGCAATGGGGTAGGAATGCGACAGGGCATCTCATAAAACACGCTGAAGAGCTTGGTGTTACGGGAAAGACGCCGCAAGAGTTGCAGAAAATGGTCCCCGCGTTGAAATCGGCTGCCAATGCGTTGTACAAGAATGCTGATTTTGCAGCTGCGCGTATAGGTCAATGGCATCAATTCAGCGATGCCATTATGATTCCTTCGAGAGGCCGAATGATCGTCACGGAATCGAACGGCACGTTCATTACGACCATAGGTAAGACTACTAACAAATGGTTCAATGCAGCAAAAGCGGCAGCCGAGTGA
- a CDS encoding phosphoadenylyl-sulfate reductase codes for MQAALSPALQAKLDVTLALLHQIAAEHGPAVFANSLGAEDMVLTDLIARHEIAIESFSLDTGRLPADTYALMQQTRERYPAQPVKLYFPRAESVEAYVNDKGINAFYESVELRKQCCAIRKLEPLKRALAGRQAWVTGLRREQASTRTDMAPEEWDDANGLRKFNPLLEWTEKDVWAYIKAFDVPYNALHDKHYPSIGCEPCTRAIAMGEDIRAGRWWWENPENKECGLHARK; via the coding sequence GTGCAAGCCGCATTGAGCCCAGCACTGCAGGCCAAGTTGGATGTTACCTTGGCCTTGCTGCATCAGATCGCTGCCGAACACGGTCCCGCCGTGTTCGCCAACTCGCTGGGGGCGGAGGATATGGTCCTGACCGACCTGATCGCCCGCCATGAAATCGCCATCGAATCATTCAGCCTGGACACCGGCCGCCTGCCCGCCGACACGTATGCATTGATGCAACAAACCCGGGAACGCTACCCGGCACAGCCGGTAAAACTGTATTTCCCCCGCGCGGAATCGGTAGAAGCCTATGTCAACGACAAGGGCATCAATGCCTTCTACGAGTCGGTCGAATTGCGCAAGCAATGCTGCGCCATTCGTAAGCTCGAACCGCTCAAGCGAGCGCTGGCTGGCCGGCAAGCCTGGGTGACCGGCCTGCGCCGCGAGCAGGCCAGCACGCGCACCGACATGGCCCCGGAAGAGTGGGATGACGCCAATGGCCTGCGCAAGTTCAATCCCTTGCTGGAATGGACCGAGAAAGATGTGTGGGCCTATATCAAGGCCTTCGATGTGCCCTACAACGCCCTGCACGATAAACACTACCCCAGCATAGGTTGCGAGCCCTGTACCCGCGCCATCGCCATGGGCGAGGACATTCGCGCCGGCCGCTGGTGGTGGGAAAACCCGGAAAACAAGGAGTGCGGACTGCACGCCAGGAAATAA
- the cysB gene encoding HTH-type transcriptional regulator CysB, protein MKLQQLRYLVEVAKQGLNVSDAAEALHTSQPGISKQIRLLEDELGVQVFVRNGKRVVDVTAPGREILKISERILREAKNLKRVAEEFVNEEEGSLVVATTHTQARYALPPTIHDFMQRYPGVKLQIKQGSPTQICEYVMDGTADIAIATEGIDQFPELAMLDCYSWNRSIIVPDNHPLLDIKGVLKIEDVARYPIITYDFAFTGRSKINRTFETAGLSPNVVLTAIDTDVIKTYVSLGLGIGIVASMAFDVKRDQGLFAIDASHLFEASTTHIGIRRDAYLRGYTYAFIERFAPHLTHAVVDAGLNNKGDD, encoded by the coding sequence ATGAAGCTTCAACAACTGCGTTACCTGGTCGAAGTGGCGAAGCAGGGCCTGAACGTGTCGGACGCGGCCGAGGCCTTGCATACCTCACAGCCCGGCATCTCCAAACAGATCAGGCTGCTTGAAGACGAGCTGGGCGTACAGGTGTTTGTCCGCAACGGCAAACGCGTGGTGGATGTAACGGCGCCTGGCCGGGAGATCCTGAAGATCTCCGAGCGCATCCTGCGCGAAGCGAAAAACCTCAAGCGCGTGGCGGAAGAGTTCGTCAACGAAGAAGAAGGCAGCCTGGTGGTCGCCACCACCCACACCCAGGCGCGCTATGCGCTACCACCGACCATCCATGACTTCATGCAGCGCTACCCCGGCGTCAAGCTGCAGATCAAGCAAGGCAGCCCCACGCAGATCTGCGAATACGTGATGGACGGCACCGCCGATATCGCGATTGCCACCGAGGGCATAGACCAGTTCCCCGAGTTGGCCATGCTGGACTGCTATAGCTGGAACCGCAGCATCATCGTGCCGGACAACCATCCCCTGCTGGATATCAAGGGCGTGTTGAAAATCGAGGACGTGGCCCGCTACCCCATCATCACCTACGATTTTGCCTTCACCGGCCGCTCCAAGATCAACCGTACCTTCGAGACCGCCGGCCTCAGCCCCAATGTGGTGCTGACCGCCATCGATACCGACGTGATCAAGACCTATGTCAGCCTGGGCTTGGGCATCGGCATCGTGGCCAGCATGGCTTTCGATGTGAAACGCGACCAGGGCCTGTTCGCGATCGATGCCTCGCATCTGTTCGAAGCCTCCACCACCCATATCGGCATCCGCCGCGACGCCTATCTGCGCGGTTATACCTATGCCTTTATCGAGCGTTTCGCGCCGCACCTGACCCATGCCGTGGTGGATGCGGGACTAAACAACAAGGGTGACGATTAG